In Vibrio neptunius, the following are encoded in one genomic region:
- a CDS encoding extracellular solute-binding protein, whose protein sequence is MIRMRSVLLGTMIASLSSIGYAKVIETTSLVGFGEAKYPSNFTHFDYVNPDAPKFGKMTYGRVGTYDNFNRFASRGVAAAATGELYDTLMFSPSDEIDAYYPLIAERVRYSDDYTWLEVDINPKARFHDGESITAHDVAFTFDKFMTEGVPQYRVYYKDIKSVTAKDDLTVRIEMATPNREKMFSFAQTTRVLPEHFWKDKKFSEPLATPPVGSSAYKIADYKSGQSVTYSLVDDYWAKDLPVNVGRNNFKEVQYDYYRDDTVMLEAFKAGEFDFRLENSAKFWANSYSGVNFDKGYITKQEIPHQKPENTQAFVFNTQSEVFKDARVREALTYAMDFEWMNKNMFYGQYTRTRSYFQNTDYEAKGVPSAKELKVLEPFKDAIPPRVFTEPFQPPVTDGSGRIRTQMRTAFELLKEAGWELKNKVLTNTKTGQPFSFELLIYSPTTERIAIPVQKNMKRMGIDMKIRSVDTTQYIKRLRDRDFDMVSSAYSANPYPSPNLMIVWNSNYIDSTYNTAGVIDPVVDSLTMEISKKQQDPDALLSLGRALDRVLQWNFYIIPQWHVSEYRVAMWDKFERPDNMPRYDLGIDTWWISKDKAAKLPEKRR, encoded by the coding sequence ATGATAAGAATGCGCAGTGTCTTATTAGGGACAATGATTGCGAGCTTAAGCTCGATCGGTTATGCCAAAGTTATCGAAACGACGAGTTTAGTTGGTTTTGGCGAGGCGAAATACCCAAGCAACTTTACTCACTTTGATTATGTCAACCCTGACGCCCCGAAATTTGGCAAAATGACTTATGGCCGAGTCGGGACGTACGATAACTTCAACCGATTCGCTTCCAGAGGTGTCGCCGCTGCCGCAACAGGAGAGTTGTATGACACGCTCATGTTTTCTCCCAGTGATGAAATCGATGCCTACTACCCTCTGATCGCAGAGAGAGTGAGATACTCGGATGACTACACCTGGCTAGAGGTGGATATTAATCCCAAGGCACGTTTCCACGATGGCGAGTCAATCACTGCGCACGATGTCGCTTTCACGTTTGATAAATTTATGACCGAAGGTGTACCTCAGTATCGCGTTTACTATAAGGATATTAAGTCGGTCACGGCAAAAGACGATCTGACTGTTCGTATTGAAATGGCAACGCCTAATCGCGAAAAGATGTTCAGCTTTGCCCAAACGACCCGTGTATTGCCAGAACACTTTTGGAAAGATAAGAAATTTTCAGAACCTCTTGCTACTCCTCCAGTTGGTAGTTCAGCATATAAAATTGCTGATTATAAATCTGGCCAGAGTGTGACTTATTCGCTAGTAGACGACTATTGGGCTAAAGATCTGCCAGTCAACGTCGGTCGTAATAATTTCAAGGAAGTACAATACGATTACTACCGCGATGACACTGTCATGCTGGAAGCGTTCAAAGCCGGTGAATTTGATTTTCGTCTGGAAAACTCAGCGAAGTTTTGGGCCAACTCGTACTCAGGCGTGAATTTTGATAAGGGGTATATCACCAAACAAGAAATTCCTCATCAGAAGCCAGAAAATACACAAGCTTTTGTTTTTAATACACAAAGTGAAGTGTTCAAAGATGCTAGAGTCCGTGAGGCTCTGACGTATGCAATGGACTTCGAGTGGATGAACAAAAATATGTTCTATGGTCAGTACACACGCACGCGCAGTTATTTCCAGAATACCGACTATGAAGCGAAGGGCGTCCCGAGTGCTAAGGAATTAAAAGTGCTAGAGCCCTTTAAAGACGCAATCCCTCCTCGCGTGTTTACTGAACCGTTCCAGCCCCCGGTGACCGATGGCTCGGGGCGTATTCGTACTCAGATGCGTACTGCGTTTGAACTGCTTAAAGAAGCGGGTTGGGAGCTGAAAAACAAAGTACTCACCAATACCAAAACGGGTCAACCGTTTAGCTTTGAACTATTGATCTATAGCCCGACCACGGAACGTATTGCGATTCCAGTACAAAAAAATATGAAGCGCATGGGTATCGACATGAAGATCCGCTCTGTTGATACCACACAGTATATTAAGCGACTTCGTGATCGCGACTTTGACATGGTTTCCTCGGCTTATTCGGCGAATCCATATCCGAGTCCAAACTTGATGATTGTCTGGAACTCTAACTACATCGACTCAACCTACAACACGGCGGGCGTCATTGATCCTGTTGTTGATAGTCTGACGATGGAAATTTCCAAAAAACAGCAAGATCCAGATGCGTTGCTTTCTTTAGGGCGTGCTCTCGACCGAGTGTTGCAGTGGAACTTTTACATCATTCCACAATGGCACGTGAGTGAGTATCGTGTGGCGATGTGGGACAAATTCGAGCGTCCTGACAACATGCCGAGATATGACTTAGGTATTGATACTTGGTGGATATCAAAGGATAAAGCTGCCAAGTTACCTGAAAAACGACGTTAG
- a CDS encoding microcin C ABC transporter permease YejB: protein MAAYIFRRLFLVIPTLWAIITINFFIIQIAPGGPVEQAIAQLEGHSSGIMERFAGGGSEVDLDVGSDANSTGYKGSRGLDPEVVEEIKKQFGFDKPLHERYFDMLKNYATFNFGESLFKGGNVIDLIVERLPVSISLGLWSTLIIYLISIPLGIMKAIHHGSRFDIWSSAVVIVGYAIPGFLFAIILIILFASGNYLSWFPLRGLVSSNFEQLVWYEQIIDYFWHLTLPILAMVIGGFATLSMLTKNSFLDEINKQYVVTARAKGLDERSILYKHVFRNAMLIIIAGFPAAFISIFFTGSMLIEVMFSLEGIGLLGFESTIQRDYPVVFSSLYIMTLLGLILSIISDLTYTWVDPRIDFEAR, encoded by the coding sequence ATGGCAGCCTATATATTTCGTCGCTTATTCTTGGTGATCCCCACGCTGTGGGCGATCATCACCATCAACTTCTTCATTATTCAGATTGCACCGGGAGGACCGGTGGAACAGGCTATTGCCCAGTTAGAAGGGCATAGCTCTGGCATTATGGAACGTTTTGCTGGTGGCGGCAGTGAAGTTGACCTTGATGTAGGCAGTGATGCTAACTCGACGGGCTATAAAGGCTCACGAGGTCTGGATCCAGAAGTCGTTGAGGAGATAAAAAAGCAGTTTGGTTTTGATAAGCCTCTGCATGAGCGTTACTTTGATATGCTCAAAAACTACGCCACATTCAACTTTGGTGAAAGCTTGTTCAAAGGCGGTAACGTGATTGATTTAATTGTCGAGCGCTTACCTGTCTCTATCTCATTGGGCTTGTGGAGCACGTTGATCATTTACTTGATTTCCATTCCTTTGGGTATCATGAAGGCCATCCACCATGGCTCTCGATTTGACATTTGGTCAAGCGCTGTCGTGATTGTTGGCTATGCGATCCCCGGTTTCCTGTTCGCCATCATCTTGATCATCTTGTTTGCGAGTGGCAACTACTTGAGTTGGTTCCCGCTTCGGGGACTGGTATCCAGCAACTTTGAGCAGCTCGTTTGGTATGAGCAAATCATCGATTATTTTTGGCATTTGACGTTACCGATACTGGCGATGGTTATTGGTGGATTCGCAACATTGAGCATGTTGACCAAGAACTCTTTTCTCGATGAGATAAACAAACAATACGTTGTAACAGCACGAGCGAAAGGTTTGGATGAAAGAAGTATTCTCTACAAACACGTGTTTCGTAATGCGATGTTGATCATCATTGCTGGTTTCCCTGCGGCGTTCATCAGTATCTTTTTCACCGGTTCTATGTTGATTGAAGTCATGTTCTCACTTGAAGGCATTGGTTTGCTCGGGTTTGAGTCAACGATCCAACGAGATTATCCAGTGGTGTTTAGTTCTTTATATATTATGACACTGCTTGGCTTGATTCTGAGCATCATCTCTGATTTAACCTACACCTGGGTTGACCCAAGAATAGATTTTGAGGCGCGTTAA
- a CDS encoding ABC transporter ATP-binding protein: MTKPVLTIDGLSVGFGRGKAIERVTNQVSLSINKGETLALVGESGSGKSVTANSVLKLLPNGSSHYLEGSIHFDGIDMLSCSERQLRGIRGGRIGMIFQEPMVSLNPLHKVGKQLVETLSIHRGVRQKKAEMLAVEWLAKVGIRYPDVKINAYPHELSGGERQRVMIAMALINEPELLIADEPTTALDVSVQAQILDLLKELQQELGMAMLFITHDLSIVRRIADRVAVMQNGELVEEADCQSLFAMPTHPYTQKLINSDPRGLPVEVSADASSLLSVANLRVWFPITGGLFKRVVSHIKAVTDMKFDLKRGHSIGLVGESGSGKSTTGMAILRLVHSQGSISYQQHELQGLDRKEMLPYRSKMQVVFQDPFSALNPRMSVAQVIGEGLRVHYDYDDPTVDKMICEVMEEVDLDPETRHRYPNEFSGGQRQRIAIARALILKPEFILLDEPTSSLDRTVQAQVLDLLKSLQQKYQLTYLFISHDLNVVKSLCHYTIVMQQGAIVEQGETVTLFQQPQQIYTQKLVELSSF; encoded by the coding sequence ATGACCAAACCAGTATTAACAATAGACGGCTTATCTGTAGGGTTTGGTCGTGGAAAAGCGATCGAGCGAGTGACCAATCAGGTGTCATTGTCGATCAACAAAGGCGAGACGCTTGCATTGGTTGGAGAGAGTGGCTCGGGTAAGTCTGTGACCGCGAATTCAGTGTTGAAATTACTGCCCAATGGTTCATCCCATTATTTGGAGGGCAGCATCCATTTTGATGGCATCGACATGCTGAGCTGCTCGGAGAGGCAATTAAGGGGAATTCGCGGTGGTAGGATCGGAATGATCTTTCAGGAACCTATGGTATCGCTTAACCCTTTGCATAAAGTGGGCAAGCAGTTGGTCGAAACACTCTCGATTCATCGTGGTGTGCGGCAAAAGAAAGCCGAAATGTTAGCCGTCGAGTGGTTGGCTAAAGTTGGCATACGTTACCCAGATGTAAAGATTAATGCCTATCCACATGAGTTATCTGGCGGTGAAAGACAGAGAGTGATGATTGCCATGGCTCTTATCAATGAGCCTGAGTTATTGATTGCAGATGAGCCAACAACCGCACTGGATGTCTCTGTGCAGGCGCAGATCTTGGACCTGCTAAAAGAGCTGCAACAAGAGTTAGGCATGGCGATGTTATTTATTACCCACGATTTAAGTATTGTTCGGCGCATCGCAGACCGTGTAGCCGTCATGCAAAATGGTGAGCTGGTAGAAGAAGCGGACTGCCAGTCACTCTTTGCCATGCCAACACACCCCTATACCCAAAAGTTAATAAACTCAGACCCTAGAGGTTTGCCCGTTGAAGTCTCCGCTGATGCCAGCAGCCTTTTATCTGTCGCCAATCTTAGAGTATGGTTCCCAATTACGGGTGGTCTGTTTAAACGTGTGGTATCGCATATAAAAGCCGTGACTGACATGAAATTTGATTTAAAGCGTGGTCATTCGATTGGTTTGGTGGGTGAAAGTGGTTCTGGTAAGTCAACAACGGGAATGGCGATTCTGCGTCTTGTTCACTCCCAAGGTTCGATTTCTTATCAGCAGCATGAACTGCAAGGCTTAGATCGTAAAGAGATGCTACCGTACCGCAGTAAAATGCAGGTGGTGTTTCAGGATCCGTTTTCAGCTCTGAACCCGAGAATGTCTGTGGCCCAGGTGATCGGTGAGGGGCTGCGTGTTCATTATGATTATGATGACCCCACGGTCGACAAGATGATATGCGAAGTGATGGAGGAAGTTGATCTCGATCCTGAGACTCGCCATCGTTATCCCAATGAATTCTCAGGAGGTCAGCGCCAGCGTATCGCGATAGCACGGGCGTTAATTTTAAAACCGGAGTTTATTTTACTGGATGAACCCACATCGTCATTAGATCGCACGGTTCAGGCGCAAGTTCTGGACTTGCTGAAATCGCTGCAACAAAAGTATCAGCTGACCTATTTGTTTATCAGCCATGACTTGAATGTGGTCAAGTCGTTATGTCACTACACCATTGTCATGCAGCAAGGCGCAATTGTTGAACAGGGAGAAACCGTGACTCTATTCCAACAGCCACAACAGATCTACACCCAAAAACTGGTCGAACTCTCGAGTTTTTGA
- a CDS encoding EAL domain-containing protein yields MSHNIKNKTSQSNASSVSSSQSISDTSQRPSSVALSGAELDQLMDNHFKHMFDVFNDGLFYMTDDDRLFFYNPTFYENYDIASGQCHLDAWLNLVHPLDKAMLKNAVDAHIQEDNRKISTQYRVKNKAGQYVWVEGTAVTKTINGNRFMIGCHRDISDRKLMETYVQQAAFRDNASGLSNSQKLNIDIDGLVDQLPGLHSLVYIQIGDIRSYLSAYGPHILRDVMSHLITALNSFTDDFVDIYRVRSDDFAVLVRGHYSTNELTQLGENIAKTYLESLQSSSYMYGTDISIGIFPSFDIGLAAEEIIKIAARTCQFAGEKKRNRVGVYSNETKSKVDRHFYIERELANAIHNQTLSVKFQPIICAKKNRVASFEALVRWKSDKIGEIYPDEFIEVAEKKGLIVELGYLIFSKASQFIKRYLSVHRTNIRVNVNVSVLQLLNHQFPDRIKQIADQHGVETRNIVLELTETIILDGNKGAISQLSRLSQYGFLLSLDDFGSGYSSLNSFFDLPLNQIKVDKLMAWRCLDNPATMEYLTFITQLCQSHNVDIVVEGIENAEMQKRFTEMGASFLQGYWFSKPLSVASASQYISV; encoded by the coding sequence ATGTCACATAACATCAAGAACAAAACGTCACAATCGAACGCTTCGTCTGTCTCAAGTAGCCAGTCTATTAGTGACACATCACAAAGGCCAAGCTCCGTTGCTCTGAGTGGCGCCGAACTTGATCAGCTAATGGATAACCACTTTAAGCATATGTTCGACGTGTTTAATGATGGTCTTTTCTATATGACCGACGATGATAGACTCTTTTTTTACAATCCGACGTTTTATGAAAACTATGATATAGCCTCAGGGCAGTGCCATCTCGATGCGTGGCTCAATCTTGTTCACCCGCTGGACAAAGCCATGTTAAAAAATGCAGTCGACGCACACATCCAAGAAGACAATCGTAAGATTTCGACTCAATACCGAGTAAAAAACAAGGCCGGTCAATATGTTTGGGTTGAGGGTACCGCAGTGACCAAAACCATCAATGGCAATCGTTTTATGATTGGTTGTCATCGTGATATTTCAGATCGAAAACTGATGGAAACCTACGTTCAGCAGGCTGCATTTAGAGATAATGCCTCTGGGCTGTCAAACAGCCAGAAGCTGAACATTGATATTGACGGTTTAGTTGATCAACTGCCTGGTTTGCATTCATTAGTCTACATCCAGATTGGCGATATTCGTTCCTATCTCAGCGCTTATGGCCCTCACATTTTACGCGACGTGATGTCACACCTTATCACAGCGTTAAATTCATTCACGGATGACTTCGTTGATATCTATCGTGTACGTTCTGATGATTTTGCCGTGCTAGTTAGAGGCCACTATTCAACCAATGAACTCACCCAACTGGGCGAAAATATCGCCAAGACTTATCTCGAATCCCTTCAGAGTAGCAGCTACATGTATGGTACCGATATCAGTATTGGTATTTTCCCCAGCTTTGATATCGGACTTGCAGCGGAGGAAATCATCAAGATCGCGGCTCGCACCTGTCAATTCGCTGGGGAAAAGAAGCGTAACCGAGTTGGCGTATACAGTAATGAGACCAAAAGCAAAGTTGACCGACACTTCTATATCGAGCGCGAACTGGCCAATGCGATTCATAACCAAACCCTATCGGTAAAGTTTCAACCCATTATCTGTGCTAAAAAAAATCGCGTCGCCAGCTTCGAAGCATTAGTTCGTTGGAAAAGCGATAAAATTGGAGAAATTTACCCGGATGAATTTATTGAAGTGGCAGAGAAGAAGGGGCTGATCGTTGAGCTGGGGTACCTTATCTTTTCTAAAGCGAGTCAATTCATCAAGCGATACTTATCCGTTCATCGCACCAATATTCGAGTCAATGTTAACGTGTCCGTTTTACAACTGTTGAATCATCAGTTTCCAGATCGGATCAAGCAAATCGCGGATCAGCATGGCGTCGAAACTAGAAACATTGTCTTGGAATTAACCGAAACCATCATTCTCGATGGTAACAAAGGGGCGATATCTCAGTTAAGTCGTTTGAGTCAGTATGGTTTTTTACTTTCCTTGGATGATTTCGGATCCGGTTACAGCTCCCTCAATAGCTTTTTTGACCTCCCCCTAAATCAGATTAAAGTCGACAAGTTGATGGCTTGGCGATGTCTCGACAACCCTGCCACTATGGAATATCTGACCTTCATCACTCAATTGTGCCAATCACATAATGTAGATATTGTGGTAGAAGGTATTGAGAATGCTGAGATGCAGAAACGTTTCACTGAAATGGGGGCTTCATTCCTCCAAGGTTACTGGTTTTCTAAGCCTCTTTCTGTCGCTAGTGCAAGTCAATATATATCCGTCTAA
- a CDS encoding response regulator, which produces MFGQIQNVSQAGVLIADDSPLVIANLKMLLRESGFSDRLIYTAKNVGSIYKTLREISIDLFICDYRFGKVLTGKQIFEECRYHGLLRPQCAFVMLTSETNGEVVRSILEVEPDEYVLKPYSLYAFKKRILRVYRRKQVMSSLLLSAQQCDVSDLEETFFKALKCYPEYATHILRIQGDLYLSQRRTRQAIAHFQACRTKRNSQWATTGHAMALIEMGELSQAQSLLEQWIDDTGKQPSVVSDSIALCCLLRKDQRGAKQALAQALKFSKGNVPRLLAYTRLCEIEDNLEEAMSGFALYRQQIANTRHNTLSSAIYALRLKLTVAKAQGCSISMSAQNELHKLMKVDLSENERLALTLVEVHIELHDSNYKVARIKLADLLKNYHQLDLSWLHYLLYLLYETDNYHWFDEVTNWVRNRGIDETPSLEACSLQLMLENQIERSQKRKSTLDRLLWQVDQYAFQSTEKAIGLCLEVFKSRRQCVQVANKLLLLLNREIPKKIGPEEVKKAIFDCQAAISYTSSLRKTERLDALKHLNLAKQKFNRTLSTV; this is translated from the coding sequence ATGTTCGGCCAAATCCAAAACGTGAGCCAAGCGGGCGTACTGATCGCCGACGATTCTCCATTGGTCATAGCTAATCTCAAAATGCTGCTCAGAGAGTCGGGCTTTAGTGACCGTCTGATCTATACGGCTAAGAATGTCGGCTCGATTTATAAAACCCTTCGAGAGATTTCGATCGACTTGTTTATCTGCGACTATCGATTTGGCAAAGTGCTCACAGGTAAACAAATTTTTGAAGAGTGCCGCTATCATGGATTGCTTCGTCCTCAATGTGCATTTGTCATGCTCACTAGCGAGACGAATGGAGAAGTGGTGCGTTCAATTCTTGAGGTGGAGCCGGATGAGTATGTGCTTAAGCCATATTCTTTGTATGCCTTCAAGAAGCGTATTTTACGTGTGTACAGGCGTAAGCAAGTGATGTCCTCATTGTTATTGAGTGCACAACAGTGTGATGTTTCGGATCTTGAGGAAACCTTCTTTAAAGCGCTGAAGTGTTATCCTGAATACGCCACTCATATTTTGCGTATTCAAGGTGATCTATACCTCAGCCAGCGACGGACGCGACAAGCGATAGCGCACTTTCAGGCTTGCCGAACAAAGCGCAATAGTCAATGGGCAACGACTGGTCATGCAATGGCTTTAATCGAAATGGGGGAGCTAAGTCAAGCGCAGTCTCTTCTTGAGCAATGGATTGATGATACGGGTAAACAACCTTCAGTAGTGTCAGATAGTATAGCGCTGTGTTGTTTACTAAGAAAAGACCAGCGGGGAGCAAAGCAAGCCCTAGCTCAAGCGCTTAAGTTTTCCAAAGGCAATGTACCTCGTCTATTAGCGTATACTCGACTGTGTGAAATCGAAGATAACCTTGAGGAAGCGATGAGTGGTTTTGCACTATACCGTCAGCAAATTGCCAACACTCGCCACAACACTTTATCGAGTGCAATCTATGCTTTGCGACTAAAATTGACGGTTGCAAAGGCGCAAGGATGTTCTATCTCAATGTCAGCGCAGAATGAATTGCATAAACTCATGAAGGTCGACTTATCTGAAAATGAGAGACTTGCATTGACGTTGGTCGAGGTACATATTGAATTGCACGATAGCAACTATAAAGTTGCTCGAATTAAGCTAGCTGATTTGCTCAAGAACTATCATCAATTAGATTTGTCATGGCTCCATTACCTGTTGTATCTACTCTACGAGACAGACAATTACCATTGGTTTGATGAAGTGACGAATTGGGTTCGCAATCGCGGGATAGATGAGACACCTTCGCTGGAAGCATGCTCTTTGCAGCTTATGCTGGAGAATCAGATTGAACGTAGTCAAAAACGTAAGTCCACGTTAGATCGTCTTCTATGGCAAGTTGATCAATATGCATTTCAATCAACAGAGAAGGCGATCGGACTCTGCTTAGAAGTATTTAAATCTAGGCGTCAATGTGTGCAGGTAGCCAATAAGTTATTGTTACTACTTAACCGAGAAATCCCCAAAAAGATTGGTCCAGAAGAGGTAAAAAAGGCGATCTTTGACTGCCAAGCCGCGATTAGCTACACATCGAGTTTAAGAAAGACTGAGCGGCTTGATGCACTGAAGCATCTCAATCTGGCGAAGCAGAAATTCAATCGCACACTGTCGACAGTATAA
- a CDS encoding RNA-binding S4 domain-containing protein yields MTDDYENEQEIEIEAIGIEVSSQPIELYKVFKIANLVGGGGEAKHIISEGYVAVNGELETRKRRKMYDGDFFEFNQEYYVVVCDAPVTEEQEEAASQPALRPDNKSKPSQKRKAHKDKSDKKKETKKNEIGRSNIDFL; encoded by the coding sequence ATGACAGATGACTACGAAAATGAGCAAGAAATTGAGATCGAAGCAATAGGGATTGAGGTTTCATCTCAGCCAATTGAACTGTATAAGGTATTCAAAATTGCTAACCTTGTTGGCGGAGGTGGTGAAGCGAAACACATTATCTCAGAGGGTTATGTGGCTGTTAATGGAGAACTTGAAACCCGTAAACGTCGTAAAATGTACGATGGTGACTTCTTCGAATTTAACCAAGAGTATTATGTTGTTGTCTGCGATGCCCCAGTGACTGAAGAGCAAGAAGAGGCTGCTAGCCAGCCAGCGCTTAGACCAGATAACAAGAGTAAGCCATCACAAAAGCGCAAAGCCCACAAAGACAAAAGCGACAAGAAGAAAGAGACCAAGAAAAACGAAATCGGGCGTTCAAATATTGATTTTCTTTAA
- a CDS encoding siderophore ABC transporter substrate-binding protein, with amino-acid sequence MKLSTVALTAGLLAFNVNAKLVEIEHAQGVTKLETNPKRVVVIGLGALDTVKAFNVKPVAISTVSMFPDYLSEYRDYEFTSAGSLHEPDFETIYTQKPDLIIIGTRAAAKYKELSEIAPTIVYASDASKGYWESTQQQWRNLGKVFEKQDFVEQKIEQLDKEFKSIQASNSQNGLDALTVMSAGGNITTFGAQSRFSAIYKDFGFQESVKGIKESRHGDLVSYEFIRETDPSALLVIDKDILINKGKGSTVKRDFENELVKATQAYQNKKMAYLDINAWYLSISGMRATEQMIEDVKIASGIN; translated from the coding sequence ATGAAATTGTCTACCGTCGCGCTGACCGCAGGATTATTGGCATTCAACGTCAATGCTAAATTAGTGGAAATTGAACACGCACAAGGTGTGACCAAGTTAGAAACCAACCCTAAGAGGGTTGTGGTGATAGGCCTAGGCGCATTAGATACGGTGAAAGCGTTTAATGTCAAACCAGTTGCGATTTCGACTGTTAGCATGTTCCCCGATTATTTGTCCGAATACCGTGACTATGAATTCACTTCGGCGGGGAGTCTTCACGAACCCGATTTTGAAACTATTTATACGCAAAAGCCTGATCTGATCATCATAGGTACACGTGCGGCAGCAAAATACAAAGAGCTCTCTGAAATTGCACCCACCATTGTTTACGCTTCAGATGCCAGTAAAGGCTACTGGGAAAGCACCCAACAGCAATGGCGCAATCTTGGTAAAGTGTTTGAAAAGCAGGATTTTGTAGAGCAAAAAATTGAGCAGTTAGATAAAGAATTCAAATCGATTCAAGCCTCCAACAGCCAAAACGGCTTAGATGCACTCACTGTGATGAGCGCTGGCGGCAATATCACCACTTTCGGTGCGCAGTCACGTTTTTCTGCCATTTACAAAGATTTCGGTTTTCAAGAGTCGGTAAAAGGGATCAAAGAGAGCCGCCATGGCGACCTAGTCTCTTACGAGTTTATTCGCGAAACCGATCCCTCAGCTCTGTTAGTAATTGATAAGGATATCCTTATTAACAAAGGTAAAGGCAGTACAGTCAAACGTGATTTCGAAAATGAGTTGGTCAAAGCCACTCAAGCCTACCAAAACAAAAAAATGGCCTACCTAGACATCAATGCTTGGTATTTATCGATTTCAGGTATGCGCGCAACAGAGCAAATGATCGAAGACGTGAAAATCGCCTCTGGTATCAACTGA
- the vctD gene encoding iron chelate uptake ABC transporter permease subunit VctD — MKKLLLALILLSGCSIFVGVGQLNITGLIAGDRDSWHLLLASRIPRLVAVLLAGAGLSIAGLIMQQISQNRFASPSTSGTIECAMLGYVLSLVVFGNGQQLWLIFTVSMLGTLLFVQFINRIQFKNAVFVPLIGIIFGNVVDSLATFVAYKYDALQNLSSWTVANFANLLQGDYELLYIAVPVAIFSYLYAARISAVGLGKDFAVNLGLNYQQVLIIGILLVSVMSASVVMIVGMLPFLGLIVPNLVSRFYGDNLRRNIPLTAIIGALIVLSCDLASRLIIFPYEIPISTIISILGGSVFIYFILKGHKHAG; from the coding sequence TTGAAAAAACTGTTATTGGCTCTAATACTCCTGAGCGGATGTTCAATTTTTGTTGGCGTTGGGCAACTGAATATCACTGGTTTAATTGCAGGTGATAGGGACAGTTGGCATTTGTTGCTTGCCAGTCGTATCCCTCGACTGGTCGCTGTGCTATTGGCAGGTGCAGGACTGAGCATTGCTGGCTTGATAATGCAGCAGATCAGCCAGAACAGATTTGCTTCGCCATCCACCTCTGGGACGATTGAATGTGCGATGCTGGGATATGTACTTAGCTTAGTGGTCTTTGGCAATGGTCAGCAATTGTGGTTGATTTTCACCGTTTCAATGTTGGGTACATTACTGTTTGTACAGTTCATTAACCGCATTCAGTTTAAGAATGCAGTGTTTGTCCCGCTTATTGGAATCATTTTTGGTAACGTGGTCGATTCGCTCGCGACATTTGTCGCCTACAAATACGATGCATTGCAAAACCTATCGAGTTGGACAGTGGCTAACTTTGCCAACCTGCTACAGGGCGATTACGAGCTGCTTTACATTGCGGTGCCAGTGGCCATTTTCAGCTATCTGTATGCGGCAAGGATTTCGGCGGTGGGGTTAGGGAAAGATTTCGCTGTCAACCTAGGTTTGAACTATCAACAAGTGCTGATTATCGGTATTTTGCTGGTCTCCGTGATGTCTGCTTCCGTGGTGATGATCGTAGGGATGTTACCTTTCCTTGGGCTGATTGTTCCTAACTTGGTCAGTCGATTTTATGGAGACAACCTGCGTCGCAACATTCCGCTTACTGCGATTATCGGTGCTCTGATCGTCCTTAGCTGTGACCTAGCAAGTCGATTGATTATCTTCCCCTATGAAATTCCAATTTCGACCATTATCAGTATTTTGGGCGGTAGTGTGTTTATCTACTTCATCTTAAAGGGACACAAACATGCAGGATAA